In one Culex quinquefasciatus strain JHB chromosome 2, VPISU_Cqui_1.0_pri_paternal, whole genome shotgun sequence genomic region, the following are encoded:
- the LOC6045443 gene encoding caspase, producing the protein MPANLDKFIVVFVEVVSSSTCTAPKQVHSRRPTAGKTGSRLEKLSHHTTAEKMYNKGTKSTFSSSSQQYSYRTATATSSSTTSKTVISGGIMSSMVNSNSSSSTQHQGAFRRSSATAITNSPTAINRNERPYNSVRGPLGQSYSGNVAGAAIGALGGYGSNRLERSTSSINRPPALLSSNSVTTGRPPLSPLPQKTIWDAKPYTGSSFSSGNSGLTAASSVRPSSSYSGPSTSSGIVRSPFGSTSSTASSSVERYNLRNQKGYVLIFHHKHFKNAKAIREGSEKDLQLLKHIFTKYRVKKPDICENYTVLRIKDKMRKIAEKDFSKYSCLLVIVMSHGETKDRIQAYDTLYNFEQEVVERVLTNTTLKDKPKLFFIQACKGSATMQHDATSVATNKNDMLKCYSTYEGTVSLRDTSLGTYFIQTLFTLIDEQGDKDVADLMILTRKRFKDDKVPQAPTDTSTLTKKFYFRDLK; encoded by the exons CGCCAAAACAAGTCCACAGTCGACGTCCAACGGCAGGGAAGACCGGTTCAAGGTTGGAAAAACTGAGTCATCACACCACCGCCGAAAAAATGTACAACAAAGGCACCAAGTCCACGTTCTCCAGCTCATCGCAGCAGTACAGCTATCGAACAGCAACGGCCACATCTTCGTCCACCACGTCAAAGACGGTCATTTCTGGTGGAATTATGTCTTCCATGGTGAATTCGAACAGCAGTTCCTCAACCCAACATCAAGGCGCCTTCCGGCGGAGTTCAGCGACGGCTATCACCAACTCACCAACAGCAATCAAtcgtaatgaaaggccgtacaACTCCGTGCGTGGGCCTCTTGGACAATCTTACTCCGGAAATGTCGCCGGAGCGGCCATTGGAGCTTTGGGAGGTTACGGTAGCAACCGGTTGGAGCGGTCTACCTCTAGCATTAATCGACCTCCGGCACTACTCAGCAGCAACTCAGTGACTACGGGAAGACCTCCGTTGAGTCCTCTTCCCCAGAAGACCATCTGGGACGCGAAACCTTACACGGGAAGCTCGTTCAG TTCTGGGAACAGCGGACTTACAGCAGCTTCTTCTGTCCGGCCTTCAAGCAGCTACTCAGGTCCATCGACCTCTTCAGGAATCGTTCGGTCGCCTTTCGGATCAACCTCCAGTACAGCTAG CAGTTCCGTGGAGCGGTACAACTTGCGGAATCAAAAAGGCTACGTTCTAATTTTCCACCACAAACACTTCAAAAATGCTAAGGCCATCAGGGAGGGCAGCGAGAAGGATTTGCAGCTTTTGAAGCACATCTTCACCAAGTATCGCGTGAAGAAGCCGGACATCTGCGAGAATTACACCGTGTTGCGGATCAAGGATAAGATGAGGAAAA tTGCAGAAAAAGACTTCAGCAAGTACTCCTGCCTGCTCGTGATTGTCATGAGCCACGGTGAAACCAAAGACCGAATCCAAGCGTACGATACGCTGTACAACTTTGAACAGGAAGTGGTTGAGCGCGTACTGACGAACACCACCCTCAAAGACAAGCCAAAGCTGTTCTTCATCCAGGCTTGCAAGGGCAGTGCAACGATGCAGCATGATGCAACCTCGGTTGCAACGAACAAAAATGACATGCTTAAGTGTTACAGTACTTAtgaag GAACGGTTTCTCTGAGGGACACAAGTCTAGGAACCTACTTCATACAAACACTGTTCACTCTCATCGACGAGCAGGGTGATAAGGACGTTGCTGATCTGATGATACTTACACGAAAGCGATTCAAGGATGACAA AGTCCCGCAAGCCCCAACCGACACCTCGACGCTGactaaaaagttttactttCGGGACCTTAAATGA
- the LOC6045442 gene encoding caspase-7: MNDENEAYNLSDGPCYVLVIHNRSFKPPMSFRAGSEKDLSFVKDFCKTYRTNSLDICENYSLLRLEDKMKKISIKDFTRYSSLLVIIMSHGDIDDHIHAYDGLFDLEPDIVDPIVKNCTLKEKPILFFIQACRGNDIMDSDAARIVQKNKANIIKCYSTYEGTISFRDSERGTYFIQILLSLIKEHEDKDLTEIMDLIRRCFYRAK; the protein is encoded by the exons ATGAA TGATGAGAACGAGGCGTACAACTTGAGCGATGGACCCTGCTACGTACTGGTGATCCACAACCGCAGCTTCAAGCCTCCGATGAGCTTTCGAGCTGGCAGCGAAAAGGACCTGAGCTTTGTGAAGGATTTTTGCAAAACCTATCGCACAAATTCGCtggatatttgtgaaaattattcacTGCTGCGCTTGGAGGACAAAATgaagaaaa TTTCCATAAAGGATTTCACTAGGTATTCAAGCCTTTTGGTGATTATTATGAGCCACGGTGACATCGATGACCACATTCATGCTTACGATGGATTGTTTGATCTGGAGCCAGATATTGTGGATCCAATAGTGAAAAACTGCACCCTCAAAGAAAagccaattttgttttttattcaagCTTGCAGAGGAAATGATATAATGGATTCGGATGCTGccagaattgtacaaaaaaacaaagcaaatatTATCAAGTGTTACAGTACTTATGAAG GAACCATTTCATTCAGAGACTCCGAAAGAGGAACTTATTTCATTCAGATATTACTATCACTCATCAAAGAACACGAAGACAAAGATTTGACGGAGATTATGGATCTGATTCGACGGTGCTTCTACAGGGCAAAGTAA
- the LOC6045441 gene encoding uncharacterized protein LOC6045441 — MFVLWRFIAVLVLVGLGVDQSWAEGGAEEEILEGGGVRFGVQRGSQQQLTAGVRIEDGEEVTKEDLLRPQRKRRSRDIDDDGGADSPLWQWLTGRDQPNRCVMVSVGGVIGGGALTGAFVGAGIGSIFTGPGTVVGALVGGVVGMFGGISFGHRAGAAACDTSCGYSRCY; from the exons ATGTTTGTCCTTTGGAGGTTCATTGCGGTTCTGGTGCTGGTCGGGCTAGGTGTCGATCAGTCTTGGGCCGAAGGTGGCGCAGAAGAGGAGATCCTCGAAGGTGGCGGCGTAAGATTCGGTGTTCAACGGGGGTCGCAGCAGCAGTTGACGGCTGGGGTGCGGATCGAAGATGGGGAGGAGGTCACCAAGGAAGACCTGCTTCGACCCCAGCGGAAGAGGCGGTCCCGGGACATTGACGACGACGGAG GTGCAGATTCGCCGCTGTGGCAATGGTTGACCGGCCGGGATCAACCGAACCGGTGCGTGATGGTATCGGTGGGTGGTGTCATCGGCGGTGGTGCCCTGACGGGGGCCTTTGTGGGCGCTGGCATCGGAAGTATCTTCACGGGGCCTGGCACTGTCGTGGGAGCGCTGGTTGGCGGAGTGGTCGGGATGTTTGGTGGGATCAGTTTTGGACATCGGGCTGGAGCGGCCGCGTGTGACACTTCCTGCGGATACAGTCGGTGCTACTAG